Proteins from a single region of Pseudomonas sp. 10S4:
- a CDS encoding pirin family protein: protein MLTLRKASDRGAANHGWLKSFHTFSFANYRNPKEQGFSDLLVINDDRVAAGKGFGQHPHRDMEIFSYVLEGALEHKDTLGTGSVIRPGDVQLMSAGSGVAHSEYNHSATRGVHFLQIWIVPEVSGAKPRYQQEHFSTQKKRGRLQLIISPDGAKGSLSVRQDARVYAGLFDGKESATLELAANRYAYVHVARGSVELNGVQLQEGDGVRVREEQVLTLSNGVDAEVLVFDLRPQELPEMP from the coding sequence ATGCTGACCCTTCGCAAAGCCTCGGATCGCGGCGCGGCCAATCACGGTTGGTTGAAGTCGTTCCATACCTTTTCCTTCGCCAACTATCGCAACCCGAAAGAGCAGGGTTTTTCCGATCTGTTGGTGATCAACGATGACCGCGTGGCAGCCGGCAAAGGCTTTGGCCAGCACCCGCATCGGGACATGGAGATTTTCTCCTATGTGCTCGAAGGCGCCCTGGAACACAAGGACACCCTGGGCACCGGTTCGGTGATCCGCCCCGGCGACGTGCAGTTGATGAGCGCCGGCAGCGGCGTGGCCCACAGCGAGTACAACCACTCGGCCACCCGTGGCGTGCATTTTCTGCAAATCTGGATCGTTCCTGAGGTCAGCGGCGCCAAACCGCGCTATCAGCAAGAGCACTTCAGTACCCAGAAAAAACGTGGGCGCCTGCAACTGATCATCTCCCCGGACGGGGCCAAGGGTTCGCTGTCGGTGCGCCAAGATGCGCGAGTGTATGCCGGTCTGTTCGACGGCAAGGAAAGCGCAACCCTGGAACTGGCGGCCAACCGCTACGCCTATGTGCATGTCGCTCGTGGGAGTGTTGAACTCAACGGCGTGCAGTTGCAGGAAGGCGACGGCGTGCGGGTTCGCGAAGAACAGGTGCTGACCTTGAGCAATGGCGTGGATGCCGAAGTGTTGGTGTTTGATTTGCGGC